A segment of the Natrinema sp. SYSU A 869 genome:
TGGGAAATTCGTTTCGCCGCCACCATTCATACTCACATTCACACAGCGACCGCTAATAATACTCCTTATCAGAGAGACGAAACAGCAGGAAGAACCTCATAAACTCCATATGCCCTCCAAATCATGAAGGTGATATGGCCAAGATCTCCTGGACATTGAAACTGAGGTTCTGCCAAGTTGCCCTCAGCCGTTCGGCTTCATCGGGCTAAGAGTGTCAATGTCTAAATAGATATAGACGACGCCCATGGGTAACGTATATTGTTATATAATCTCCATAACACAGTGGAAATACATGACCACCATATTTGATTATGAGAGTCGTGCCGACTGCAGAAACAATCACTAGATTCGATCGAAAGTGTCATTTTCATTTCGGCTTTCCAGATGGAGGCTTTGAGATAGAGTACTGATATCGCAGGAAAAGTTACTTTTTGCAGCGCGATTACTCGTGCGTATGAGCGACGAACCTCTTGATGATCTCGATAGACGTATTGTATATAGCCTTCAGCAGAACGCTCGCAAGACATCTGCAAGTGAAATCGCAGAACAGGCAGGCGTCTCGGCTAGTACAGTTCGGAACCGGATACGAAACTTGGAAAAGTCAGGCATCCTCACCGGATATCGTCCTGAAGTAAACTACGAGGCTGCTAGTTACCAGCTACAAACACTTATTGTCTGTACTGCACCCATCCCTGATCGAGAGGTCCTTGCGCGGAAAGCTTTAGAGGTGCCAGGCGTTGTCGCAGTCAGAGAAATTATGACTGGCACTGAGAATGTTCACGTTGAAGCGATTGGATCAGATAGTGACGACCTCAGCCGGATCGGTAGAGACCTTGACGAGCTCGGCCTTGAAGTCGTTGATGAGGACTTAATACGAAACGAGTATGAGCGCGCTTTCCACGGGTTCAACGTCGAAAACGTGTAGTAATTTCCGAAGTATCTCCTTTTCGTGATTAGTTAGGAGAGTCCGTGATATCGACGAACGCCGAGAATACTCGATATTATCTATATTGTATTCTACAGGACAGTACCGCAGAATCCCGAGGTGTATTTTGCTGATCCGCGAATGAAACACTGTGTTTATGCTGATCCGGGTCAAATAACCTATACAGAACTAATCACGAGTGGCTCCTTACCGACCCGCGCAACGTGAATATGTTGACTATATTGACGTTGATACCGTCTCTGGACCTCGCGACTAGGTGAAGAGGTAGCCGAACAACTAACAATCTAAATTAATGGCAAAAGAACTTGAACGAGACCTCGGACTGTTCGCAGTAGTCGCTATTAGTATCGGTGCAATGATTGGAAGCGGGATCTTCATACTCCCTGGCTTAGCACTGAAGACAGCAGGACCGGCTGTTATTCTCGCGTACCTACTTGCAGGGGTGCTTGTCCTCCCGGCCGCCCTAAGTAAGGCAGAGATGGCGACAGCGATGCCGGAGGCTGGTGGCACATACATCTACATTGAGCGGGGCATGGGTCCGCTACTCGGAACAATCGCTGGCGTCGGCACATGGTTTTCTCTGTCGTTCAAGGGCGCATTGGCGCTGGTCGGAGGCGTCCCCTATCTATTATACCTATTGACTTGCCGGTGAAGCCGGTTGCACTCGTGTTGGCGGCCGTTCTCGTACTCGTCAACCTCATTGGCGCAAAACAGACTGGGCGCTTGCAGGTCGTTATCGTTACAGTGATGCTCGCGGCGATGGTGTGGTTCGTCGTCGGTGGGCTCCCATCAACAACCAGCACCTACTACGGCGATTTCTTCAGTAAGGGTTCCGACGGTCTCCTTGCTGCCACCGGTCTTGTATTCGTCTCGTACGCGGGCGTGACCAAGATTGCGAGTGTGGCTGAGGAGGTGGAGAACCCAGATCGAAACATCCCTCTGGGGATCCTCGGATCGCTTTCCTTCACAACGCTCCTATACGTACTCATCGTCGTAGTGATGGTAGGCGTAACGCCGCCTGACCTGTTGAGTGACTCCGGAGTACCGATGATTCATGCGGCCGAAGCAACGCTTGCCTGGCCAGGCGTAGTTGCCGTCATCATTGCGGCTGTACTCGCACTGATCAGTACAGCCAATGCTGGTATTCTGTCATCGTCTCGGTATCCATTTGCGATGGCTCGAGACAAGCTTGCACCGCCATCTCTGACGGAAATCCACGAGAAGTGGGGAACGCCCGTGCGGGCGATAACTCTTACTGGTGCTGTGATGTTGTTGCTCATTGCATTTGTCCCGATTCTCCAGATTGCGAAGCTGGCGAGTGCCTTCCAGATCATCGTATTTGCATTAGTCAATGGCGCGGTTATCGCGTTTCGTGAGGGGGACGTTGGGGAGTACGATCCCAGCTTCGAGTCGCCACTATATCCATGGACTCAGATCTTCGGGATCGCCGGCGGATTCCTTCTTATCGGGTACATGGGAACGATTCCGCTTGTCGGTGCTGTTATCATCATAGTCGGATCGGTGCTATGGTATGCTTATTACGCACGAGATCGCGTCCAGCGCGAGGGTGCTGCCACGGATGTCGTGCGGCGGACTGTCGGGAACAAAGCCGTTGAACGGACAAAGTCGACGTTCGAAGTGATCGACGGATATGAGGTGCTCGTTGCTATCACCGAGGAAACGAGTGAGCAACGAGAGCGTACGCTGATTCGAATCGCCGCTGACATCGCCCGCGAGAATGACGGGGCTGTTACCGTTGTTCAGTTCGACGAGGTGGCTGATCAGGTATCGCTCCAACAGGCGTCAGAGACGCAGTCGCCAGCAGACATTGAGTTTGAGGAACAGACTGAACCTCTTACTGAGAAGTTTGATGTCCCCGTTCACTATGGCGAGATTGTCAGCCACGATACAAAGCGAGCAATCGCTAACTTTGCCGAACACGAGGGTGCAGACTTCCTTCTGCTCGAACGAAGTGACGACCCATTGTACGCACCAATATTCGGTACTACTGTTGAATGGATCTCCCGCAATGCTCCATGTGATGTCTTACTTATTGAGGACCGCGATTTGGACCAGATTGACTCTGTCACAGTCATCACCAATCGCGGCCCCTTTGATCCGCAGAAGATCACTGTTGCGAATGCAGTGGCGAGTGAGGCAGGAGGGAGTATCGAATTGTTGTATCCTCTTGATAGTACGGCAACTGAGACTCAGTATGAGACAATAGACGAATATCTCGCAGAATTAGAGTCGTTATGTACGGTCCCTGTGAATCGATCGGTTATCAAGACTGACGAACCTGAACAAGATTTCATCTCAGTGAGTAACACTTCCGATATACTTGTCATTGGAACGGATGGGGGTCGGATACGTGGGAATCTCTTCGGGCGGCCGGCAGATAGAATCATTGATAACGTTGATTGTACGGCGATCCAAGTCGAGCCAAAATGGGGTGGACCCGGTCCACTCCGTCGAGCCGTCGAGCGAATTGTATTCTGACTTTTGGATATAACGGTTATCCCATTGCAAAGGTTTTCTACTTGATACAGAACGATAGCGCATACCCGCGTCTTCAGGCGCGGGTCGAGCGGTAGGCCTATCCGACCAACTGTCGTAGATGGCCGGAACGGATTTCCATCAAAACTGGTTTAGTGTGGTGCGTCGTAGCATAGAGTGCGACGAATACCGTGAGATGCCGTTCCTGAACCACAAAGGATGGCGAACCAGCGGTGGTTCGCACGGCGATGACATGGTATTCGACGGGGCCTGTTTGACCGGGCCACAGCCCTATACAGGGGAGGAAACGAGAGTTCCCCCGGTGTGTCGCCGGTTCCCCTTGAGTGCGGGCTGGAACCTCGAACGCCACACCCGGCGGAAATCAGATGGTCGGATTCCACGCCCTGAAGGGCGTGGAGGAGGTCAATGGTCTGTTTGCATTTCGTCGTAGCGAACCGACAACGACACTCTCTATTTACGAACTAATCCCTACCGTGTTCACAACGCTGTCACCCTCTTGATTTCCGATATTTCCTTGCATGACTGTAGATTCAACGCGTGTCGGTTCGTCGTCTATAGTAGAATCTGGAAGTCTTTACAGGCCGATTGGTAGAGACAGGCTCTTTCCGACGGCTTTCGAGGTCACAACAGGAATGTGAGTAGAAACTTCTGAGGATTACTATAGTTCCTAAGACTCAGCCGGAAGTAAGAGTTGAACGTTCCGCTCCCACCGAATTTCTTCGTTCGAAACTGCTTTTTTGGCGGGTCCGAAATTTGTGCCGTGAACGAAGATCGCCTGCAGTTCTGGTCACTCTATCTTGCCCGATTTGCGGAGGGGTTCGGTTTTGTCACGTTGATCACGCTGTTGCCGTACTACATCAACGCGCTCGAGCCGACCGACATGACGGTCCTCGGGCTAACGATTAGTGCCGGGCTCATCGTTGGTCTCTATACGACAGGGTTTACTTTCGCCCAGACGCTCGCTGTCATCCCAGTCGCGTGGGCTGGTGACCGATTCGACAAACGGACCGTGTTACTTGTCATTCTCGGGATTGGGATTCTCGTCTACGGACTGTTTCCGATAGTCGACTCAAGCATCTCGTTTATCGCAATTCGAGGGCTGCAAGGGATTGTTGTTACGGGAACTGGATTAATGACACTCTCGCTCGTCGGGCAACTTGCCGAGGTCGGTACACGGGCAAATTACATCGGCAAGGCCAATGCAGCGAGCTTCGCCGCGTCAATCGTTGGGAGCCTCAGTGCGGGGTGCTCTACGAGGCGTTCGGCTTCGGCTCAATCTTCGTGATTATCGTCGGTATTGTGCTCGTTGCATGGGTTGGGACGGTCTTCTATCTCGATCCCGACGAGACACGTGTCCATGGGTTTCCGTTTGCTGATCTTGCACTCAATCGCCGAATCCTCACCCTCTCGAGTTTTCGCTTCCAGTACGCTTTTTCGGTCACGCTCGTTCGAACGTGGGTCCCGATTTTCGCCGGTGTCTCCGCCGCCCAGGGTGGCCTCGCGTATGGTGGTCTCGCGGTCGCGCTCACTGTCGTTGCCGAGAAGTTCACCAATATGTGCTGCCAGCCCTTCACAGGGCGGCTTTCGGACAACTATGGCCGGGCAATGTTCGTCTTCGCTGGTGGAGCGGCCTATGGCTTGATTGCACTGGTGGTCCCCTTTTCAACAGCGATTGGTATCACGCTCGGACTGCCCACAGCACTCTCAGTGGGGATCCCGGCAGCCATGGCTGGCGTGACGTTTCCCACGTGGCTGCCACTCGAGGCAGTACCGGCCCGAATCATGCTGTTCGGTGGTGTTTCCCCAGCATTTATTCCCTTGGTCACGCTCTCAGGGCTGCTGGGTATCGCGGATAGCTTCCGCGAACCAGCAAGTATGGCACTATTTGCTGATGAGGGAACAGATGATGGCGGTGTCGCCTCGAGTTTCGGGATTCGCGAACTCATCTGGCGACCGGGAAGCGTCATTGCACCGTTGCTTGGTGGCTGGCTCATGTACGAAATCAGCATGGCGTCGGTGTTCTATATCGGTGGTGCGTTCGCACTGACCGGCGTTGGATCGTTCCTCGTAATTCTGGTGTGGTTCCACGGTCCCGATGCACTCACTGAGTGGTGATAGTGGTCTGGGGCTTGGTGCTCGCAACCGGTGTAATCGACGTTGTGCTTCCTCGTCCTCCACGGGAAGACAACCGGTAGTGTTCTCCTCCTAACCATCGTCAACTTTCAGGTGGTCGAGTATAGATATCAAAAGAACTACCAGTTCTCGATACGAGAGATACTGATCGAAACGTATGTTGAGAGCGATTATTTCCTTTGACTGGAGCGACGATTGGTTACCTGTAGTGTAGCGTTATTTCACTCTCTCTGAAGTCAACGAAATAGAATTTTAACTTCAGTTCCGTCTCAAGAAGATGCGATAATTCGCCAGAATAGGACACTGAAACGGATTTCTCGGTACTGCAATCCGTCCTCACGAATTCCGCGTTCGCTGATAATCCAACTGGAGCGTACGGTTCGATTCTCGTTCTACCCATATAACTCCGTCAGCGAGTTCTGTAAGCGCAGTCATTGTTGATTCGCTGTGTTCTGTGTATTGGACGCTAAACACGGTTAGGACCGAGTCAGACTGTTGCCGTTTAATCAGTTGGTCAAGTACGTTGATGACACGTTCACAGCCGTTCGCAGCGAGTATGGGTGTGAGCGATCGAAGTACGAAGTGTGTTTTCGAACAAGATGGTGTGAGTGCAGTGTCTAGTTCCCTGAGGGCAAGCGCAATTTGGGCTAGTTCTCCTGGATGAGTGCGGTAAACGATAGGGGTTGGCTGATAGAGCGCATCACGATGGTTGTCAGCCGTTGTATCGATGATTCCAAGACAGCTGTCTGCTATCGGCGAGATCGTTTTTGTTGATGGATCGTTTCTTCAGCCCCAGCCGTCGTCACGACAATTCGGCAATCGTCTGGATCCGCATATCGACTCGTAATATGAAGCGGAAGTGCGTAGCCAGTAAGAGGACTTGGTTTCGCAATACAAAGCGTTGATCTACTCGGAACAGTTTTCGGAAGCCCCTTGAAATTGATTGCGGTGTCGGAAACGATCTGATCGTCTGTCTCGGAATGTGTCATATATTGGTTAATCAGTATGGTGGTTGTTTGTAGTCGATACTACACTGCTACGATGATGGGAATCCTTCCTGTCTGAGATCGGTGAGCGCTTGCTCTGGGTAGTGCCGTTCACCACAGACTCGGCATTCAGCGACAATAACGGTCGTCTTGTTCTCACATTGGATCTCTGCTTTTCGGAGCTCACCTCCACACGCTGAACAGGGAAGATCGAATTCTGATGTCATATTTTGGCTGATGTGGTCTCGTCCTGAAATGGCGCCCAATCGCAACACGCCCACTCTCAAATGTGGTCTATTCGTATTCGTGTCGGTCACCGCCAGCGAATAGCGCCAAAACCGGCGCAGCAAAGGAAACGAGACCGCGAAGTCAGGCTATTTTTCTATACACAGTGGTAAATACGTTTCCCTGAAGATGAATCAAATATAATATATATGTTCTGACTTTCTGCATTCTAAGTAATACTCTCTTGGTGGAGTTTCTCTAATATCCTAATCCAGCATGTGGTACCATGGGAGTCCTGCGTCTTCAGGCGGGGAGGATGTCAATTGCGGGTCAGTGCGTGCTCCGCTTTTTTCCTGCTGGTTCTTGAACGGGACATCATGTGCATCGTCTCACCCCTCGGATACTCCGTGTTCGATGCTTCCGTTCGCGCTGTAGGTAATGTCGATGTCTGAGTATAGCACATATTCCCCGATTGAAGCCTACAGCATCGTCGGTAACCTCGAGACGTGTGCGCTCGTCGCGCCGAACGGATCGGTCGACTGGTTCCCCTTCCCGCACCTCGAGTCGCCGAGCATCCTCGCCGCGATTCTCGACGCCGAGCGCGGCGGTCGGTTCCGGATCACACCGGCTGATTCCTTTGAGACGGATCGACGCTACGTCAATAACACGAACGTCCTCGAGACGATCTTTCGAACCGACGGCGGCACCGCGACGATGACGGACTTCCTCCCACCGGCCGGTCGAACCAACCACCCGAAGAAAGTCCTCTACCGCAAGCTCTCCTGTGCGGACGGAACCGTTGATTTCGAGGTCGAACTCGACCCGCAATTCGATTACGGGCGTGCAGGGACGACGATTGAATCCACGGATCGAGGCATTCTCGCCGAGGGTCAGGATGAACGGACGCTGCTCGAGAGCCCAATTGACCTCGAGATCAATACCGGGCGAATCACCGGCGAACTGTCGCTCGAGGCTGGCGAAACGGAGTGGTTTCTACTTCGGTGTACGGGTGCCGAGGACGCAAATACGGATCCGGACGCCGCGCTGGACGAGACGATCGAGTACTGGACTGACTGGGCACACAGCTGTGGCCCCGAGGACGACTGCGCGTTCGAGGGACCGTGGCACGACTTGGTCGTCCGTTCAGAGCTCGTTCTCAAGCTCCTCACACACGCCGAATCGGGGGCGATCGCAGCTGCGCCGACTACGTCGTTGCCCGAGGACATCGGTGGCGTCCGCAACTGGGACTATCGGTTCAACTGGCTTCGAGACGCTGGGTTCACCGTCCAGGCGCTGATGAACCTCGGCACCGCCGACGAGGCGAACGACTACTTCGACTGGTTCATGGATCTCTGTCAAGCCGACGAGCCAGACGCAATCCAACCGCTGTACAGCCTTCACGGCGAGTCCGATCTTGAGGAGCGCGAACTCGATACCTTCGAAGGGTATCGCGGCTCGCGGCCGGTCCGGATCGGAAACGAAGCGGCACAACAGCGACAGCTCGATATCTACGGGGAACTCCTGCTATAGTAGAGTTTGGAAGTCTTTGTAGTGGCACCCGCCGAAGATTGGCGTATCTCGTTGTCTCTCGAGGATCTGATGAGGGGAGTGAGTAGATACTTTTGGGGATTACTATAGCTGTCGACGAGATGCGCCAACATGGGCGGGAGCTGGCCGACGAGGAGTGGGAGCGGATCCGTGATATCGTCGACTACGTTCGCGAAATCTGGGACGAGCCTGACGCAGGCATCTGGGAGGTTCGTGGCGGAAACGAGCACTTCGTCTATTCGAAAGTGATGTGTTGGGTTGCCCTTGATCGAGGTATCGCGATTGTGACCGACGGAGACCACGATGCCTCGCTTGAGGCATGGCGAGAGACCCGCGAGACGATCCGGATGGACGTCCTTGAGAACGGGTACGACGAGGACATCGAAGCGTTTGTGCAATCGTACGGAACCGGTGCGCTCGATGCGACGGGGCTGTTGCTCCCGATTATCGGCTTCCTCCCCTTCGACGACGATCGTATTCAGAAAACGATCGACGCGATCGAGGAAAATTGGTCGACGATGATGTCTTCGTGCAGCGGTACGACGGCGACGACGGGCTCCCGGGCGACGAGGGGGCGTTCATCCTCTGTTCGTGCTGGCTCATCGACGCGCTCGCCCTCTCCGGTCACATCGAGGAGGCACAGTCCCGATTCAAGTCGCTACTTTCCTACCTGAATCCGCTCGGACTCGTTGCAGAGGAAGTCGATCCGGAAACCGGTGCGCACCTCGGAAACTACCCGCAGGCGTTCAGCCACATCGGGATCGTCAACAGCGCCCTCTATCTCGGCTATATGCGAGGAAACGAGACACCCGGGCCGGCACCAATGGGGATTCGGCTCGGTGATCCGGTCATATCTCTCGAGAAATAATTCATGTTTATCAGGGAGTGACAACGGATCGTAGTCGAGACCGTCGTCCCGAGAACCGGCCGTCAGAACGTAATGATCTCGTTCTCGTCGATGCACACGAGACCAGCGTCCTCGACGGCCTCGTCTGCGCCGAACGCGCCGGCGCAGTAGTCGCAGACGGCCGCTTCGCCTTGCACCGCCTGATAGAGGTCGTGATCCGAGGATGACTCCAGTCCTCGACGGATCGAATCGGAGTCTTCGTGCACTTCTTCGTTGACTTCTCGAACAATATCAGCGAAGGCGACGCTATTGACTGACGCATCGATCCCGAACTCGTCGGCACGCTCATCGTCTCGAGGACTTCTGCGCGGTAGGCAGCATCTTCGAGGGGAATACAGCCGCGATTGAGGCAGGGGACCTCCGAGATGTCCCTTCTCCACGACGGATTGACCGCGCTGCGCGGCCACGTTCGCCACGTCCAGGCCTGATCCGGAGCCAACCACCAGAAATCGCACTCCTGCATGCGCTGGGGTGACACGTCCGTCGTAATGAAAAGAGAGTGGGAACCTCTTCGCGTCTGTGTGTGACTGCTGCATTGCCGAGAACCATTGAAACGATTTCGAGGTGAGCAAACCGACACATGAACGATCAGCCGTCCTCACTGCGAAAACTGCCCCCGATTGGGTCACGGAAGTTCCGCCGAGTGCCAAATGATCAACGGCTTGGTCGACGAACTATGTCTCGAGGAGCGCCCATTCCGAATCGGGACGGCACGCTCCCGTCATCGGTTGCTTCGAATTCCACGAGTACTTCGGTGTGATTCCAATCCGCGGGCGTCCGGGCCGGTGAACTATGGAACGATGGTTCTGAGTAGGGATGTCAGTCCCAGTGTATTCGAATGGCATTCTGAGGCCGTTTGTCACCTCACAGAGTCAACCCTATGCTCGCTGAGGGGTATTCTTAAGCGAGTCGATAGCAAAGAGTGGTATACGAAGTTGAGATGAACGATCTCTCTGATCCACGGCCACCGCTTCCGCAGTGGATATTGGACACGTACGATGTCCTTTGTACTCACAGTCTTCATTCGGCCGAACATGAAGACGTGCAGTCGATCCCTCGAGAGCAAGCGCTTGAGGTCCTCCGCAATACCGACGAATTGGCTCTCGAACCCGAGGATGCGACCCATGCACTCACCCGGTTGATCGAGCGAGGCTACTTCTACGAGGTCGATAGCGAACTTCGTGTGACGACGCCGGAAGACCATAGTACCAACTGAAACGAGTTACACGTCGATCGCATGGCCCGCGGTTCGGAGCGAGCGACGTGAGCGAGAACCGCGCTCCCGTCGTACAATCGGGTGTGCAGTGACTGTCAGTGGCTACTATCACTCGTGGACGTGGTTCGAAACGCAATACTGGCTTTATAGCGTAATCGAGTATCGGTTTCTGTGATCGTTCCTTCACCGATCTCCGCTGGATCGGTAGAAAACTGCTCGCCTTCATCGATCACGCCGATCCAAAATATGTGGCAGCGATAGTCTCAATCGGCGTCGACGATTGAGTATTCCTCAGAGGTCTGGCGACGCGACTCGACAGCCACACGGCGCCGCGACATGCTCCATCGGACCGCGTGTGTGTACTAGAATCACTGCTTTCCCACAGTGCGGACACGGCGGCAGCGCCCAGTCTTCCTCCTCTCCTGACTGTGTCTTCTCGCTCATAGCCACCTCGAGCGGCGACTATCTGGACTGATGGTTACTCGAGTACGATACGACTCTCGTGCGGGACGTTTATATCCCGTTAGAAGTAAGCGAAACATGGCTTGCAAACCGCTCGTGTTTGGAAGCCACGTCTCGGGTGCTCCAGCACCCGGGGCATTTCAACGCATGCCCCCGCGACGAGGTGGAGCGCGGCTTCCATCTTGATTAATGACACCTAGTTACTTATAGCATTGGGATTAGCACTCGAGAGAAACAGCTCGGCACCAATCCTGATTGTGACTCGATGACACAATCCACTGACAATAGAACGGGTTGAGTTTCTAACCCATACATTCAAATAACAAGAACTGGTATCTCGTAGGAAGGTTAGGTCGGAACGGAGCGGATTCCGAACGGCCTTCGAAGGCGGTCTATCCGCCAACCCAATGAGACAGTATCCAAAACGCCGATGTGGTGAACGCGAACGTTAGAAGCGTTTGTCTTGGCCCGTCGGTTGAGCAAGCCCAAGATACCTCTGAATTCGCTGAAGCGTCAATGACCTCCTGCTGGCAAAAACAACAGTTGGGAGTCACCGATGCCGAGGATAGGAGTAACGGCGGTTTGGCACCGGCCTCAGAACGCAAGGCGTTCTGATGGGCTGCACGAGAGCTTCGCTCTCGTGAACGCCAGTTAGCCACCGACCACGACGACTGGGTTAAACGGGTTCCCGCAAAGTGGCGGTATCCATGGTTGCAAACCTGAAACTCCCACCGCTCGGGATTCCTCCGCATTTACGCGGAGGAGAATGTCAACCGCGTGCCACAGGAGCTCACCTAATTCATCTGTACAGCGAACGGGCGTTTCAGAGAATAGTTCTTAAAGGAATTTCCACACATAACCCAGCCACAGGCATTTCAGGCGATTGCTATACGATGCGATTGATTCCCGATCATCTTCTGCAACAGAACGGGTGGCGTGAGATGGCCATGAGAAACACACTCTACTCCCTGTTTCAGGATACGCTACACCATGAATTTGACGGCTCAGGAAAGTAGTGACCTTCAGTCTGATAGAGAGTAGGACAGAGGAATGGGTTGACGATCTGCCAGAACGTTCACTCATCTGGGGCCTTTGCTGGAGGAAGCGTAAACGAGAATGTCGTTCCCTCGTCAGGTCCGGACTCGACCCAGATCTCCCCGCCGTGGCGCTCTATGATCCGTTGACAGATCGCCAGTCCGATTCCAGTACCAGAGTATTCCTCGTGGTTATGGAGCCGCTGGAATACCTCGAAGATACGGTCTTGGTCGTCAGAATCGATGCCAATCCCTTCGTCGTGAACTGAGATCATCCATTTTTGTCCTCGTCGATCCGCTTCGACATCGATCTGTGGCGGTTCGTCTCCGCTGTACGTGATCGCGTTATTGAGGTGATTTTGGAATACCTGGCGTAACTGACTCTCGTCACCCTCTACATGGGGGAGTTCATCGATTGTGATCTCGGCGTTCGCCTCCTCGATCTGAAGGCGTAGATCCTCGAGTACGCCCTCGAGAACAGTATTTAGATCGACTGGTTCAAACGGATCGCCCTGTGTATCGACGCGTGAATACTTGAGTAGGCCGTCGATCATCTCACGCATCCGCTCAGCCCCATCAACAGCGAACTCGAGGAACTCCTCACCGTCTTCGTCGAGCGCATCGTCGTATCGCTCCTCGAGGAGTTGCAGATAACTTGATACCATCCGGAGTGGCTCTTGGAGGTCGTGTGAAGCCGCGTACGCGAACTGTTCGAGGCGCTCGTTCGATTCCTCGAGTTTGTGCTGGTGCTCTTTGCGCTCGGTGATGTCTTGAGCTATTGTCATCCCACCGAATACATCTCCGTCAGCGTCGTTGATGGGGACAACATGGACGACCCATTCTCGCTCGATATACTCGAGTTCGACTTCCTGTGGCTCCCCGTTGAGTGCAGCCTGAAACGCAGATTCGAGCGAACCAGAGACATGGTCGGGCCATACGTCTTGGACTGATTCACCTTCGATGTCAGTTGGTGACACTGGAAGCTTGTCGAATGCTTGGCCTGTTGCGAGCTTGTATCGGAGATCATCGTCGAACAGAGTCACGATGCCGTTTGGGAAGTTCTCAGCAAGCGTTCGATATTGCTGTTCAGACTCCCTGAGTCGTCGTTCGCGCTTCCGACGCTCAGTAATATCGCGGCAGACGGCTACCATATAATCTTGCTCCAAC
Coding sequences within it:
- a CDS encoding Lrp/AsnC family transcriptional regulator, with amino-acid sequence MSDEPLDDLDRRIVYSLQQNARKTSASEIAEQAGVSASTVRNRIRNLEKSGILTGYRPEVNYEAASYQLQTLIVCTAPIPDREVLARKALEVPGVVAVREIMTGTENVHVEAIGSDSDDLSRIGRDLDELGLEVVDEDLIRNEYERAFHGFNVENV